A genomic window from Paenibacillus sp. FSL K6-0276 includes:
- a CDS encoding ABC transporter ATP-binding protein gives MLRHKLLYTVLLFTTLFGIVLDLTIAWLLSVITDAAVRLDVKAFKGLVIFGLIYLLVSAINGYIDRYLKNKISAKIRNELRLDMMRHALALPQSYFDRNHSGDLLSRFTNDNQSVGNATGEVMIDLIRNPLLALAAFGYLLYINWLLALICFAMGPLMFLTGKIFGSAMRENSVRIQNNMSKITSFLHDILGSSMVFKSFSIERRLMKQYTEHSENITSEELKRGRIEGATGSFSSFLGNFTFLLALVVAGYFVAKGSLEVGAMIAFIQLMNYLVMPFSALPGLINSMQQSLGAAGRIFEVLDSPVEVEALPEVDMKQPEFERMVMSSVSFSYPGAEKHSLNKISLELHKGAQMAIVGPSGGGKSTLFKVLLGLYEPDEGEVFINNEKISEMSLAKLRSHFAYVPQESGLYTGSIRDNIRNGNPDADEHEILEALRQANAYDFVMELPEGLDTDIGEEGSRLSGGQRQRLSIARAILRNSPILLLDEATAALDNESEKLVQQAIRKLMGDKTTLVIAHRLSTIQNADVILVMENSEIVESGTHEELLAAEGRYHDLYYSQLEEEEAVGSEQELMELASTGVPSILK, from the coding sequence ATGTTAAGGCATAAGCTCTTATATACGGTTTTATTATTTACGACTTTATTTGGGATTGTTCTAGATTTAACGATTGCTTGGCTACTCTCAGTAATTACGGATGCGGCGGTTAGACTCGATGTGAAAGCATTTAAAGGGCTGGTTATATTCGGATTAATTTACTTATTAGTGAGTGCAATCAACGGTTACATCGATCGATATCTCAAAAATAAAATCTCAGCCAAAATCAGAAATGAGCTACGGCTAGATATGATGCGACATGCTTTAGCTCTTCCTCAGTCTTATTTTGACCGTAATCACTCCGGGGATTTGTTGTCCCGCTTTACTAATGATAATCAATCTGTGGGTAATGCTACCGGCGAGGTAATGATTGATCTGATCCGTAACCCTTTGCTTGCCCTCGCGGCTTTTGGTTATTTGCTCTATATTAACTGGCTACTGGCATTGATCTGTTTTGCAATGGGGCCTTTGATGTTCCTTACGGGAAAAATCTTTGGTTCAGCGATGCGTGAGAACAGTGTGAGGATTCAGAATAATATGAGCAAGATTACTTCCTTTTTGCATGACATTCTAGGCAGTAGTATGGTGTTTAAATCTTTTAGTATCGAACGCAGACTAATGAAGCAGTATACGGAACATAGTGAGAATATTACTTCCGAAGAATTAAAAAGGGGAAGAATTGAGGGAGCTACTGGCTCATTCTCCTCTTTTTTGGGAAACTTCACGTTTCTTCTGGCGCTGGTCGTTGCTGGTTATTTTGTGGCCAAAGGATCCCTTGAGGTCGGTGCGATGATTGCTTTCATCCAGCTCATGAATTATCTAGTGATGCCGTTCTCGGCCTTGCCAGGACTGATCAATTCGATGCAGCAATCACTTGGGGCGGCGGGACGGATCTTTGAAGTGCTGGACAGTCCTGTGGAAGTGGAGGCTCTACCCGAAGTAGATATGAAGCAGCCTGAATTTGAGCGTATGGTCATGTCCTCGGTGTCCTTCTCTTATCCGGGAGCAGAGAAACACAGCTTGAACAAGATCAGCTTAGAGCTTCACAAAGGGGCTCAAATGGCGATTGTGGGACCGAGTGGTGGAGGGAAATCCACACTTTTTAAGGTATTGCTTGGGTTATATGAACCTGATGAGGGTGAAGTATTTATAAATAATGAGAAGATAAGCGAAATGAGTCTAGCTAAGCTTAGAAGTCACTTTGCTTATGTACCGCAAGAGTCCGGGCTGTATACGGGAAGTATCCGTGATAATATTCGGAATGGAAATCCAGATGCAGATGAGCATGAAATTCTGGAAGCTTTGCGACAAGCGAACGCATATGATTTTGTAATGGAGCTGCCGGAGGGCCTCGATACAGATATCGGTGAGGAGGGTTCACGCCTGTCCGGTGGACAACGCCAGCGACTATCAATTGCAAGAGCAATTCTTAGGAACTCTCCAATTTTGCTACTGGATGAAGCTACTGCTGCGCTCGATAATGAATCGGAGAAGCTGGTGCAGCAAGCGATTCGTAAATTAATGGGAGACAAAACCACACTCGTTATCGCTCACCGTCTATCAACGATTCAGAACGCTGATGTCATTCTAGTGATGGAGAACAGTGAAATTGTAGAGAGTGGTACCCACGAGGAGCTGCTTGCGGCGGAAGGAAGATATCATGATTTGTACTATTCTCAGCTGGAAGAGGAAGAAGCTGTGGGGAGTGAGCAAGAGCTAATGGAGCTTGCTTCTACAGGAGTCCCGAGCATACTGAAAT
- a CDS encoding GNAT family N-acetyltransferase, whose product MNIEIIPLDESHIPNVKNLIAGYLNSSSNGVDESDPSPEHLKQCELILNRFINDGSSNCYLAKQGHEYIGFIILSRSFSISKGFPVLRIEALYSSSKHRKKGVGRKLMEHAINLAISDKATRLQIETDDDNAPARTLYKQLGFKLIQGKGVYMSFL is encoded by the coding sequence ATGAATATAGAAATCATACCCCTTGATGAATCTCATATTCCTAATGTCAAAAATTTGATAGCAGGCTACTTAAATTCTTCTTCAAATGGAGTCGACGAATCAGATCCTTCACCAGAGCATCTAAAACAATGTGAACTAATCTTAAATAGGTTTATTAATGATGGCTCATCTAATTGTTATTTAGCTAAGCAGGGTCATGAATATATTGGGTTCATCATCCTTTCCAGGAGCTTCTCAATTAGCAAAGGCTTCCCAGTATTGCGTATAGAGGCTTTATATTCATCATCGAAGCATAGAAAGAAGGGTGTTGGAAGGAAACTAATGGAGCATGCCATTAATTTAGCTATTTCTGATAAAGCAACACGATTACAGATCGAAACAGATGATGATAATGCCCCTGCTCGTACTTTGTATAAACAACTTGGATTTAAATTAATACAAGGTAAGGGTGTATATATGTCATTTTTATAG
- a CDS encoding GNAT family protein — MDPILIEFPESFETERLHIRAPLWGDGVSMNMAIGESLEELKPWMPFAQTFPTLDESEKFTREARLDFLKRNQLHMRIFNKATGSFIGCSGLHRINWELRNFEIGYWIRSSCAGNGYMTEAVNGITDFAIRELEANRIEIRCSARNIKSAAVAERAGYTLEGILRRERLGLDGEMHDSKLFAKVKGVEF, encoded by the coding sequence ATGGATCCGATCCTGATTGAATTTCCTGAGAGCTTTGAGACCGAGCGTCTGCACATTCGCGCCCCTTTGTGGGGGGATGGAGTAAGTATGAATATGGCTATAGGTGAGAGTTTAGAGGAATTGAAACCTTGGATGCCTTTTGCTCAAACGTTTCCGACTTTGGATGAATCCGAGAAATTCACACGTGAGGCCAGACTGGATTTTTTAAAACGTAATCAGCTGCATATGCGAATTTTTAATAAGGCTACGGGGAGTTTTATCGGTTGCAGTGGCCTACATCGTATTAACTGGGAACTACGAAATTTTGAAATTGGGTATTGGATCCGAAGCTCCTGCGCGGGCAATGGTTATATGACCGAAGCGGTGAATGGAATCACCGATTTTGCTATAAGGGAATTAGAAGCCAATCGCATCGAGATTCGGTGTAGTGCACGAAATATCAAAAGTGCTGCAGTTGCTGAACGCGCAGGGTATACACTAGAGGGCATCTTACGCAGAGAGCGCCTTGGACTAGATGGGGAAATGCATGACAGCAAGCTATTTGCTAAGGTTAAAGGCGTGGAATTTTAG
- a CDS encoding MBL fold metallo-hydrolase: protein MDTLVFLGTGDAMGVPRVYCSCETCKEARELGSNIRLRSSVLIDNGSDFLVIDCGPDWRRQMEAQGVRNMRRLLVTHAHFDHIGGLPEWADACRWTGIKGELYTPAEVIPIIERQYPWLRNHIDMIPCDEGMELDGWKIDTWKVNHGKNGYSYSFRLEKEDYIWVYCPDSISLGAEETRRMHGADLLVLGTSFYYEAAELSTRSVYDMTEAAELLQIVKPKKAVYTHMSHDVDMRKSYILPENVTLAQTGMRIPLYKNPFSSL, encoded by the coding sequence ATGGATACGTTGGTGTTTTTGGGTACTGGGGATGCCATGGGTGTTCCACGGGTATATTGCAGCTGCGAGACCTGCAAAGAGGCAAGAGAACTGGGGAGTAACATTCGACTGCGCTCCTCTGTACTTATAGATAATGGCAGTGACTTTCTAGTGATTGATTGTGGGCCAGACTGGCGACGTCAGATGGAGGCGCAGGGAGTACGGAATATGCGCAGGCTATTGGTGACGCACGCTCATTTTGATCATATTGGTGGGCTGCCAGAATGGGCGGATGCTTGTCGATGGACGGGCATTAAGGGAGAACTTTACACTCCAGCAGAAGTCATCCCCATTATCGAACGGCAATACCCTTGGTTACGAAATCATATCGATATGATTCCCTGTGATGAAGGAATGGAATTAGACGGCTGGAAGATAGATACCTGGAAAGTAAATCATGGCAAGAATGGATACTCGTACTCTTTTCGGCTGGAGAAGGAGGACTACATATGGGTGTATTGTCCTGATTCCATATCTCTTGGAGCTGAGGAGACTCGACGGATGCATGGAGCCGACTTGCTGGTCCTTGGTACAAGCTTTTATTACGAAGCGGCGGAGCTATCCACACGCTCTGTGTACGATATGACTGAGGCTGCGGAGCTGCTGCAAATTGTTAAGCCTAAAAAAGCAGTATATACGCATATGTCACATGATGTGGATATGAGAAAATCATATATTTTGCCGGAGAATGTTACACTGGCACAGACAGGTATGAGAATTCCACTATACAAAAACCCATTCTCTTCACTTTAG
- a CDS encoding GNAT family N-acetyltransferase: protein MQIESIIYSNKLWQIVAEYAQECSWRAGTTLAKQMKECHFSDWERVFTALDGDHIAGYCALAKTDCIPGIPYTPYIEFVFVGEQYRGNRLSEKLILSASAYAKGLGFDKVYLVSDHVNLYEKYGFVKIDEKEAPWGAMETIFMQLT from the coding sequence GTGCAAATAGAATCGATCATTTATAGCAATAAGTTGTGGCAAATCGTTGCTGAGTATGCGCAGGAATGTTCTTGGAGAGCAGGAACCACTTTAGCGAAACAAATGAAAGAATGCCATTTTTCAGACTGGGAAAGAGTTTTTACAGCACTTGATGGTGATCACATTGCTGGTTATTGTGCTTTAGCAAAAACTGACTGCATACCTGGTATTCCCTATACACCTTATATAGAGTTTGTTTTTGTGGGAGAGCAGTACAGAGGCAATCGATTAAGCGAAAAGTTGATTTTATCTGCCTCGGCATACGCGAAGGGACTGGGTTTTGATAAAGTATACCTTGTCAGTGACCATGTTAATTTGTACGAAAAATATGGCTTCGTGAAGATAGATGAGAAAGAAGCACCTTGGGGAGCAATGGAGACCATTTTTATGCAACTGACGTAA
- a CDS encoding sulfate ABC transporter substrate-binding protein — protein MNFKRSRQLHGCFAALMLAILTLAAVGCGNEKAVTTMADPSKQGDVTLVIGAYSVAKDAMEDILPLFAAQWKADTGQEISFQQSYEASGTQARAIVGGFEADVTLLAMEGDVEKLVKAGLVAPTWKEQGEQGMVTRSVVALGTREGNPKGIHDFADLAKPGVKVLYPNPKTSGGAQWDINAIYGAGLKLSEEQEGVKDPAAAKAFLESVHANVESLDKSGRASMAAFEYGVGDVIVTYENELLARIAQGVKYEVIIPKNTILIENPAAVVEKYADEHGTREAAEALVDFLITPQAQEVFAKYGFRPVDKQVYAEYKSDYPDPAGLFDINYLGGWDEVRSTLYSKRGIWYQVLAGI, from the coding sequence ATGAATTTCAAAAGGAGCAGACAACTGCACGGATGTTTTGCTGCCCTAATGCTGGCCATACTCACACTGGCAGCAGTCGGTTGCGGGAATGAGAAGGCAGTTACGACGATGGCAGATCCTTCGAAGCAAGGGGATGTCACATTGGTCATTGGCGCATATAGTGTGGCTAAAGATGCGATGGAAGATATTTTGCCGTTATTTGCAGCGCAGTGGAAAGCAGATACTGGACAGGAGATTAGTTTTCAGCAGTCTTATGAAGCTTCCGGAACACAGGCACGTGCAATTGTGGGTGGGTTCGAAGCAGATGTTACACTGCTAGCCATGGAGGGGGATGTCGAGAAGCTAGTCAAGGCTGGTCTCGTAGCACCAACGTGGAAAGAGCAGGGTGAACAAGGCATGGTGACACGTTCAGTAGTTGCTCTTGGTACCCGTGAGGGAAATCCCAAAGGAATTCACGATTTTGCGGACCTAGCCAAGCCAGGGGTTAAAGTGTTATACCCAAATCCCAAAACATCCGGTGGTGCGCAGTGGGATATTAATGCGATCTATGGGGCTGGCCTGAAGCTGTCAGAGGAGCAAGAGGGCGTTAAGGATCCAGCAGCAGCAAAAGCTTTTTTAGAAAGTGTACATGCCAATGTGGAGTCTCTGGATAAGAGTGGACGTGCGTCCATGGCTGCCTTCGAGTATGGAGTGGGTGATGTTATTGTCACCTATGAGAATGAACTGCTAGCCCGGATTGCTCAAGGTGTAAAATATGAGGTCATTATTCCTAAAAATACAATTCTGATTGAGAACCCGGCGGCTGTCGTTGAGAAGTATGCGGATGAGCATGGGACACGCGAGGCAGCAGAAGCATTAGTTGATTTCTTGATAACTCCACAGGCTCAAGAAGTCTTTGCAAAGTATGGCTTTCGTCCTGTAGATAAACAAGTGTACGCTGAGTATAAAAGTGATTACCCTGATCCAGCGGGCCTTTTCGATATCAATTATTTAGGGGGCTGGGATGAGGTGCGAAGCACACTTTATTCCAAGCGGGGAATTTGGTATCAGGTACTTGCAGGAATATAG
- the cysA gene encoding sulfate ABC transporter ATP-binding protein, whose translation MHVEVRGLNKHFGDFHAVKDVNFTITKGHLIGLLGPSGGGKTSILRMLAGLESPDSGEIIFHGHTVNNLPPQERGIGFVFQNYALFKHMTVFDNIAFGLKVKKVSKSAIRDRVMELVELTGLKGFEKRYPHQLSGGQRQRVAFARALAPEPQLLLLDEPFAAIDAKIRQELRAWLRELIERVGITSIFVTHDQDEAIEVADEIMIINQGRLEQKGTPWDIYKEPKTPFVATFIGESTLIEDASEVKGFKGAGDGKPTKALIRPEYIEVGNLNEFKMASATEKGVVKHLHFRGSEWLVEVEVNGHKLVTYRSLEKETLQPGQDISVLVHRAYLFNDERSWIQENNLKEDPMPIFI comes from the coding sequence ATGCATGTTGAAGTGCGGGGATTAAATAAGCATTTTGGAGATTTTCATGCGGTCAAGGACGTCAATTTCACCATTACAAAAGGTCATCTGATAGGACTACTCGGCCCGAGTGGTGGCGGTAAAACTTCGATTCTTCGTATGCTTGCGGGGCTGGAGTCACCGGATAGTGGCGAGATTATTTTTCATGGTCATACGGTTAACAATCTTCCTCCTCAGGAGCGCGGGATCGGCTTTGTCTTTCAGAACTATGCATTATTTAAGCACATGACTGTTTTTGATAATATTGCTTTTGGATTAAAAGTTAAAAAGGTCAGTAAATCTGCTATTCGTGACCGTGTTATGGAACTGGTGGAGCTTACGGGGTTAAAAGGCTTCGAGAAGCGTTATCCGCATCAGCTATCAGGTGGACAACGTCAGCGTGTAGCCTTTGCTCGTGCTCTCGCACCTGAACCACAGCTACTGCTTTTAGATGAACCGTTCGCAGCTATTGATGCGAAGATCCGTCAGGAGCTGCGCGCTTGGCTACGTGAACTGATTGAGCGTGTTGGTATCACCTCGATCTTCGTAACACATGACCAAGACGAAGCGATAGAAGTAGCAGATGAGATTATGATTATCAACCAAGGACGGTTGGAACAAAAGGGTACACCATGGGATATTTATAAGGAGCCTAAAACACCGTTCGTGGCAACTTTTATCGGGGAGTCGACACTGATTGAAGATGCATCTGAGGTGAAAGGTTTTAAAGGCGCTGGAGACGGTAAGCCTACCAAAGCACTGATTCGCCCTGAATATATTGAAGTTGGTAACCTGAATGAGTTCAAGATGGCTTCAGCTACGGAAAAAGGCGTCGTAAAGCATCTGCATTTCCGTGGAAGCGAATGGCTCGTTGAGGTTGAAGTTAATGGTCATAAACTAGTCACTTACCGTTCCTTGGAAAAGGAAACCTTGCAGCCGGGACAGGACATCTCAGTCCTTGTGCACCGCGCCTACCTGTTTAACGATGAGCGAAGCTGGATTCAGGAGAACAACCTGAAAGAAGATCCGATGCCGATTTTTATTTAA
- the pyrH gene encoding UMP kinase, whose product MTKYKRVLIKLSGGAVAGNTEFGFEPERLDYIANEIMSVVNLGVEVSLVIGGGNIFRGNMAESWGIERAEADNIGTLATVVNSLMLRGVLKAKTNKEVRVMTAIPITSVAEPYIRLRAVHHLEKGYIVIFAGGNGQPYVTTDYPSVQRAIEVNCEALLVAKQGVDGVLNADPKYDKDARKFKSLHYNDVLQHDLKVMDQSAFILARDYNLPMYVFNFDKPGSMKEICEGKNIGTIISGGSVLELE is encoded by the coding sequence TTGACGAAGTACAAAAGAGTCCTTATTAAACTAAGTGGTGGAGCAGTCGCAGGAAATACTGAATTTGGTTTTGAGCCAGAAAGATTGGATTACATCGCTAATGAAATTATGTCAGTTGTGAACCTAGGTGTAGAGGTATCCTTAGTTATAGGTGGCGGAAATATATTCCGAGGAAATATGGCGGAAAGTTGGGGGATCGAAAGAGCAGAAGCTGACAACATTGGTACGCTTGCAACTGTTGTCAATAGCCTAATGCTTCGTGGAGTTCTGAAGGCCAAAACAAATAAAGAAGTTCGAGTAATGACAGCCATACCTATTACATCAGTTGCCGAGCCGTATATCAGACTAAGAGCAGTTCACCATTTGGAAAAGGGTTACATTGTAATCTTTGCAGGAGGAAACGGGCAGCCCTACGTAACAACTGACTATCCTTCGGTACAAAGGGCGATTGAAGTTAATTGTGAAGCACTATTAGTTGCGAAACAAGGTGTAGATGGTGTTCTCAATGCAGACCCAAAGTACGATAAAGATGCAAGGAAGTTCAAATCCCTTCATTACAATGATGTTTTACAACATGACTTAAAGGTAATGGATCAGTCGGCATTCATATTAGCCAGAGACTATAATCTGCCAATGTATGTATTCAACTTTGACAAACCTGGTTCCATGAAAGAAATTTGTGAAGGGAAAAATATCGGAACGATAATTAGCGGTGGATCAGTTCTGGAATTGGAATGA
- a CDS encoding GNAT family N-acetyltransferase — protein sequence MIKENVKIVELNAENWYDCCELEVSTEQKEYMEPNAISIAQSKFEPTLKPYAIYFKEKVVGFLMYNTVQEELDGYWVYRIMVDKEFQGKGIGKTATKLMISEMAKLPNSKKIVVGYHPENLGAHNLYSSLGFIDNDDRFGKEMAVIKNITE from the coding sequence ATGATTAAAGAAAATGTGAAAATCGTAGAATTAAATGCAGAAAACTGGTACGACTGTTGTGAATTAGAGGTATCAACAGAACAAAAAGAATACATGGAACCCAATGCCATATCAATAGCTCAGTCAAAGTTTGAGCCTACTTTAAAGCCATACGCTATTTATTTTAAAGAGAAAGTGGTTGGTTTTTTAATGTACAATACTGTTCAAGAAGAACTTGATGGTTATTGGGTATATAGAATAATGGTGGATAAGGAATTCCAAGGCAAGGGTATAGGTAAAACTGCAACTAAGTTAATGATTTCAGAGATGGCTAAATTACCGAATTCAAAAAAAATTGTTGTAGGTTATCATCCTGAAAATTTGGGAGCACATAATTTATACTCGAGTTTAGGATTTATTGATAATGATGATAGGTTCGGTAAGGAAATGGCAGTTATAAAAAATATAACCGAGTGA
- a CDS encoding sugar efflux transporter: MIKRLTALFSIPSYALLFLCMLLQGMGISLSAPFLSIYFTEQLGVSVGMFGIFLATTLIAGIWISTLIGRRSDLGLNRKNIYLVATLCNALAYSGYLLIQDFTILFIYMIVFTALGAPGMPQLFAIAREAVNKSDFTDTAFANSTLRSAFSLGFITGPLIGTLLIAAVGFKGIFSGTIGVFLLVALLVFLFLKSNTELKTSNTEVKVKTFRLSQNRNILLPFLILILMYVAHWTSSINTALFITNNLGGTTSDVGLVSSICAALEIPFMIMLGLLSAKYSNRILMMCGAILGGAYYLVVILSGEMWQMLAAQILLAVFVAVISAIGISYIQDLLPSMPGYASTLYSNSSTIGRLIGSLVGGGLASIVGYRYSFILCFILIIISLFMLAVSGRHPIHEPEKLTV, encoded by the coding sequence ATGATTAAAAGACTTACTGCACTATTTTCAATTCCCTCTTATGCCTTACTCTTTTTATGTATGTTACTGCAGGGAATGGGGATTTCACTCAGCGCACCCTTCTTATCCATTTATTTCACGGAACAGCTTGGCGTATCTGTCGGGATGTTTGGTATTTTTCTAGCCACCACATTAATTGCTGGGATATGGATCAGTACGCTAATCGGAAGACGCTCTGACCTCGGCTTGAATCGAAAAAACATTTACCTTGTTGCCACGCTCTGTAATGCTCTGGCTTATAGCGGTTACTTGCTCATTCAGGACTTTACGATCTTGTTCATCTACATGATTGTGTTCACCGCCCTCGGTGCACCAGGGATGCCTCAATTGTTCGCCATTGCTAGAGAAGCAGTGAATAAGAGCGATTTTACGGATACTGCATTTGCTAATTCTACCTTGCGTTCTGCTTTCTCTCTCGGCTTTATTACTGGTCCTTTAATCGGTACCCTGCTAATCGCTGCTGTTGGGTTTAAGGGGATTTTCTCGGGTACGATCGGAGTGTTCCTGCTTGTTGCCTTACTGGTTTTCCTATTTCTCAAATCAAATACAGAACTGAAAACCAGTAATACTGAAGTAAAAGTAAAAACTTTCCGGCTCAGTCAGAACCGTAATATTCTGCTGCCTTTTCTGATTCTGATACTCATGTATGTAGCTCACTGGACGAGCAGCATCAATACTGCTCTTTTTATTACAAACAATCTAGGGGGAACGACAAGCGATGTCGGTCTAGTCAGCAGTATTTGTGCTGCGCTGGAAATTCCATTTATGATTATGCTCGGTCTACTCAGTGCAAAGTACAGTAACCGAATCTTGATGATGTGTGGGGCTATTTTAGGTGGCGCTTATTATCTCGTTGTCATTCTCTCAGGTGAGATGTGGCAAATGCTTGCAGCCCAAATTCTGCTCGCCGTTTTCGTTGCCGTTATTTCAGCAATTGGCATTAGCTACATCCAGGATCTGCTTCCAAGCATGCCTGGGTATGCATCCACACTCTACTCTAATTCATCCACGATTGGTAGACTGATTGGTAGTCTTGTTGGTGGGGGATTAGCCAGTATTGTAGGTTACCGGTATTCATTTATACTCTGTTTTATACTCATCATTATTTCCTTATTCATGCTTGCGGTAAGCGGACGTCACCCCATACATGAACCAGAAAAATTAACTGTTTAA